Proteins encoded in a region of the Pseudomonas putida genome:
- a CDS encoding methyl-accepting chemotaxis protein, translating into MTPRTRSIAQITVLFLILILSIILLFANFAYLNTQSNYDKQYIGHAGELRVLSQRIAKNATEAATGKALAFKLLSDARNDFERRWGYLRQGDKSTGLPPAPPSVRDEMESVRRDWENLRKNTDIILASEQTVLSLHQVAATLAETVPQLQVEYEKVVEILLQSGAPANQVAVAQRQLLLAERILGSVNTVLAGDDSAAQAADAFGRDAGRFGQVLEGMLNGNATIQVTRVEDADARARLAEIAELFQFVAGSVDEILETSPELFRVREAAGNIFSLSQTLLDEASHLANGFENLAGGRTLDTVGGYALGLLALASIILIGLVMVRTTNRQLRETAEKNERNQQAIMRLLDEIEELADGDLTVTVSVTEDFTGAIADSINYSVDQLRDLVATINHSAMQVAAAVQDTQNTARQLAKASEHQAAQISEASEAVGDMVESIDRVSAHAYESAKVAERSVAIANKGNEVVHNTINGMDNIREQIQDTAKRIKRLGESSQEIGDIVSLIDDIADQTNILALNAAIQASLAGEAGRGFAVVADEVQRLAERSSSATRQIEALVRTIQADTNEAVISMEQTTAEVVRGARLAQDAGVALAEIEGVSQNLADLIHSISDAAQLQTSSAGQISHTMAVIQQITAQTSAGSGATADSIRHLARMASEMRRSVSGFTLPPPAEPK; encoded by the coding sequence GTGACCCCACGTACCCGCAGCATCGCGCAGATCACCGTGCTGTTCCTGATCCTGATCCTGTCGATCATCCTGCTGTTCGCCAACTTCGCCTACCTCAATACCCAGTCCAACTACGACAAGCAGTACATCGGCCATGCCGGCGAGCTGCGTGTGCTGTCGCAACGCATTGCCAAGAACGCCACCGAAGCGGCCACCGGCAAGGCGTTGGCGTTCAAGCTGCTGTCGGATGCGCGCAACGATTTCGAGCGTCGCTGGGGCTACCTGCGTCAGGGTGACAAGTCCACCGGCCTGCCGCCTGCGCCACCCTCGGTGCGTGACGAGATGGAGTCGGTACGCCGTGACTGGGAAAACCTGCGTAAGAACACCGACATCATCCTGGCCAGCGAGCAGACCGTGCTGTCGTTGCACCAGGTGGCGGCGACCCTGGCCGAGACCGTGCCGCAGTTGCAGGTGGAATACGAAAAAGTGGTCGAGATCCTGCTGCAGAGCGGTGCCCCGGCCAATCAGGTGGCGGTGGCCCAGCGCCAGCTGTTGCTGGCCGAGCGTATTCTCGGCTCGGTCAACACGGTGTTGGCCGGTGACGACAGCGCAGCCCAGGCGGCCGATGCCTTTGGCCGCGACGCCGGGCGCTTTGGCCAGGTGCTGGAGGGCATGCTCAATGGCAATGCGACCATCCAGGTAACCCGCGTCGAGGACGCCGACGCTCGCGCACGGCTGGCCGAAATTGCCGAACTGTTCCAGTTCGTTGCAGGTTCGGTCGATGAAATTCTCGAAACTTCGCCCGAACTGTTCCGTGTGCGTGAAGCCGCAGGCAACATTTTCAGCCTTTCGCAAACCTTGCTCGACGAAGCCTCGCACTTGGCCAACGGTTTCGAGAACCTGGCCGGTGGGCGCACCCTCGACACCGTTGGCGGTTACGCCCTGGGCCTGCTGGCGCTGGCCTCGATCATCCTCATCGGCCTGGTCATGGTGCGTACCACCAACCGCCAGTTGCGCGAGACCGCAGAAAAGAACGAACGCAACCAGCAGGCGATCATGCGCCTGCTCGACGAAATCGAAGAGCTGGCCGACGGCGACCTGACCGTGACCGTGTCGGTGACCGAAGACTTCACCGGCGCCATTGCCGACTCGATCAACTATTCCGTGGACCAGCTGCGCGACCTGGTCGCCACCATCAACCACAGCGCCATGCAGGTTGCCGCCGCTGTGCAGGACACGCAGAACACCGCTCGCCAACTGGCCAAGGCCTCCGAGCACCAGGCCGCACAAATCAGCGAAGCGTCCGAGGCGGTTGGCGACATGGTCGAGTCGATCGATCGGGTGTCGGCGCATGCCTATGAATCGGCCAAGGTGGCCGAGCGCTCGGTGGCTATTGCCAACAAGGGCAACGAGGTGGTGCATAACACCATCAACGGCATGGACAACATTCGCGAGCAGATCCAGGACACCGCCAAGCGGATCAAGCGCCTGGGCGAGTCTTCCCAGGAAATCGGCGACATCGTCAGCCTGATCGACGACATTGCCGACCAAACCAACATTCTCGCACTCAACGCTGCGATCCAGGCCTCGCTGGCCGGTGAGGCCGGCCGCGGGTTTGCCGTGGTCGCCGACGAGGTACAGCGCCTGGCCGAACGCTCGTCGTCGGCTACCCGCCAGATCGAGGCACTGGTGCGCACCATTCAGGCCGACACCAACGAAGCGGTGATCTCCATGGAGCAGACCACCGCCGAAGTGGTGCGCGGCGCCCGCCTGGCCCAGGATGCCGGGGTGGCGCTGGCCGAGATCGAAGGGGTATCGCAGAACCTTGCCGACCTCATCCACAGCATTTCCGACGCTGCCCAGTTGCAGACTTCTTCGGCAGGGCAGATCTCCCATACCATGGCGGTGATCCAGCAGATTACCGCGCAAACCTCCGCAGGCTCGGGTGCCACCGCCGACAGTATTCGCCACCTGGCCCGCATGGCCAGCGAGATGCGCCGTTCGGTGTCCGGTTTCACCCTGCCGCCACCGGCAGAACCCAAGTGA
- a CDS encoding chemotaxis protein CheW, with the protein MTTRPQGASLTAFELLLDIDRRCRLLVADQPPQDNRLQQWSGIGFRIAGQWFVAPMGEVAEVLREPRSSRVPGVQPWVCGVANLRGRLLPVMDLSSFFGLGHAAPGKQRRVLVLDHDDLFVGLLVDEVLGLQHFALDSLQLSPPQPLIRAAARFVQGHFPRERNWAIFSPFALAQAPGFLDVAL; encoded by the coding sequence TTGACCACCCGCCCGCAGGGCGCGTCGCTGACCGCCTTCGAGTTGTTGCTGGACATCGACCGGCGCTGCCGCCTGCTGGTGGCCGACCAGCCACCGCAGGACAACCGACTGCAGCAGTGGAGCGGCATCGGTTTTCGCATTGCCGGGCAGTGGTTCGTCGCGCCCATGGGCGAAGTGGCCGAAGTGTTGCGCGAACCGCGCAGTAGCCGTGTTCCCGGCGTGCAGCCGTGGGTGTGCGGGGTGGCCAACCTGCGTGGCCGGCTGTTGCCGGTGATGGACCTGAGCAGCTTCTTCGGCCTGGGCCACGCCGCCCCAGGCAAGCAGCGGCGGGTGCTGGTGCTGGACCACGATGACCTGTTCGTCGGCCTGCTGGTGGACGAGGTACTGGGCCTGCAGCACTTTGCCCTCGACAGCTTGCAGTTGTCGCCGCCGCAACCACTGATCCGGGCCGCTGCACGCTTTGTGCAGGGGCACTTCCCGCGTGAACGCAACTGGGCGATCTTCAGCCCCTTCGCCCTGGCCCAGGCGCCGGGCTTTCTCGATGTGGCGTTATAG
- the pilH gene encoding twitching motility response regulator PilH codes for MARVLIVDDSPTEMYRLTEWLEKHGYQVLKASNGADGVALARQDKPDAVLMDIVMPGMNGFQATRQLSKDPETSAIPVIVVTTKDQETDRIWATRQGARDFLTKPVEEDALIAKLKEVLGA; via the coding sequence ATGGCCCGAGTTCTGATTGTCGACGACTCGCCGACAGAGATGTACAGATTGACCGAATGGCTGGAGAAGCACGGCTACCAGGTGCTCAAGGCCAGCAACGGTGCCGATGGCGTGGCCCTGGCCCGGCAAGACAAGCCCGACGCTGTGCTGATGGACATCGTCATGCCTGGCATGAACGGTTTCCAGGCCACTCGCCAGCTCAGCAAGGACCCAGAGACCAGCGCCATCCCGGTAATCGTGGTGACCACCAAGGACCAGGAAACCGACCGCATCTGGGCCACGCGCCAGGGTGCACGTGACTTCCTGACCAAGCCGGTGGAAGAGGACGCGCTGATCGCCAAGCTCAAAGAAGTGCTGGGGGCTTGA
- a CDS encoding PleD family two-component system response regulator: protein MEQPLKVMVIDDSRTIRRTAQMLLGEAGCEVITASDGFDALAKIVDHQPSIIFVDVLMPRLDGYQTCAVIKHNSVFKDTPVILLSSRDGLFDKARGRVVGSDQFLTKPFSKEELLDAIRAHVPGFAVPQQHAP from the coding sequence ATGGAACAACCCCTGAAGGTGATGGTGATCGACGATTCCCGCACGATCCGCCGCACCGCACAGATGTTGCTCGGTGAAGCGGGCTGCGAGGTGATCACCGCCAGCGATGGCTTCGATGCCCTGGCCAAGATCGTCGACCACCAGCCCAGCATCATTTTCGTCGATGTGCTGATGCCGCGCCTGGACGGTTACCAGACCTGCGCGGTCATCAAGCACAACAGTGTCTTCAAGGACACCCCGGTGATCCTGCTGTCGTCGCGCGACGGCCTGTTCGACAAGGCTCGTGGCCGGGTGGTCGGTTCCGATCAGTTCCTGACCAAGCCGTTCAGCAAGGAAGAATTGCTCGACGCGATCCGCGCCCACGTGCCCGGGTTTGCCGTACCTCAACAACACGCACCCTGA